A region of Faecalibacterium taiwanense DNA encodes the following proteins:
- the rsmG gene encoding 16S rRNA (guanine(527)-N(7))-methyltransferase RsmG → MIDKPRLEAKCSTWNITLTGTQLDQLDAFAEILVDYNQKVNLTAITDPEGIEDKHFLDSLLFASQPEVAGRMVDVGAGAGFPGIVTKIYKPELELTLMEPTGKRVEFLKYACAQLGLTGVEFAKERAEEAARKAWREQFDLASARAVAALPMLAEYCLPLVKVGGNFLAMKGSSGEEELAAARGAIKKLGGEYKETRTLHLPGGDTRTLILCKKISQTPTAYPRNGGKIAKSPLK, encoded by the coding sequence ATGATCGATAAACCGCGCCTTGAAGCAAAATGTTCCACATGGAACATCACTCTCACCGGCACCCAGCTGGACCAGCTGGATGCCTTTGCCGAAATTCTGGTGGACTACAACCAGAAGGTCAACCTGACCGCTATCACCGACCCCGAGGGGATCGAGGATAAGCACTTCCTCGACAGCCTGCTGTTTGCCAGCCAGCCGGAAGTGGCGGGCCGCATGGTGGATGTGGGCGCAGGCGCAGGCTTCCCGGGCATCGTGACCAAAATCTACAAGCCGGAACTGGAGCTGACCCTGATGGAGCCCACCGGCAAGCGGGTGGAGTTTTTGAAGTACGCCTGTGCCCAGCTGGGTTTGACCGGCGTGGAGTTTGCAAAGGAGCGCGCCGAGGAAGCCGCCCGCAAGGCGTGGCGTGAACAGTTTGATCTGGCATCTGCCCGGGCTGTGGCTGCGCTGCCCATGCTGGCCGAATACTGCCTGCCGCTGGTAAAGGTAGGCGGAAACTTCCTTGCCATGAAGGGCTCTTCCGGTGAGGAAGAACTGGCCGCAGCGCGCGGTGCCATCAAAAAGCTGGGCGGCGAGTACAAAGAGACCCGCACTCTGCACCTTCCGGGCGGCGACACCCGCACCCTGATCCTGTGCAAAAAGATTTCGCAGACTCCGACAGCCTACCCCAGAAACGGCGGAAAAATTGCGAAAAGCCCGTTGAAATAA
- a CDS encoding ParA family protein yields the protein MAKIVAIANQKGGVGKTTTAVNLSSCVAALGKRVLIVDLDPQGNTTTGYGIPKRSVEKGTYEILIGEARASEAIRKTEYRTDVIGSNTRLAGASLEMIDLPARESRLRKALAEVQKDYDFIFIDCPPSLDLLTLNGLSACDSVLIPVQCEYYALEGLSELISTLKTIRKKYNPYLDIEGVVFTMFSLRYNLTVQVVEQVQKYFGSKVYKTTIPRSIRISEAPSYGQPINFYEPKGKGSEAYMDLAIEFVKNNRPHEPKKAHRKSAPVAEQTKNALED from the coding sequence GTGGCAAAAATTGTAGCAATTGCGAACCAGAAGGGCGGCGTTGGCAAAACAACCACCGCCGTCAACCTGTCGTCCTGCGTTGCGGCGCTGGGCAAGCGGGTGCTCATCGTAGACCTTGATCCGCAGGGCAATACCACCACCGGCTACGGCATCCCGAAGCGCAGCGTGGAAAAGGGAACCTACGAGATCCTGATCGGTGAGGCGCGGGCATCCGAGGCCATCCGTAAGACCGAGTACCGCACCGATGTCATCGGCTCCAACACCCGTCTGGCCGGTGCCAGTCTGGAAATGATCGACCTGCCCGCTCGTGAGAGCCGCCTGCGCAAGGCGCTGGCCGAGGTGCAGAAGGACTATGACTTCATCTTTATCGATTGTCCGCCCAGTCTGGACCTGCTCACCCTGAACGGCCTGAGTGCCTGCGACAGCGTTCTCATTCCGGTGCAGTGTGAGTATTACGCGCTGGAGGGTCTTTCGGAGCTGATCAGCACCTTAAAGACCATTCGCAAAAAGTACAATCCGTATCTGGATATCGAGGGCGTGGTGTTCACCATGTTCTCGCTGCGGTATAACCTGACCGTGCAGGTGGTGGAGCAGGTGCAGAAGTATTTCGGCTCCAAGGTGTACAAGACCACCATCCCGCGCTCCATCCGCATTTCGGAGGCACCCAGCTACGGCCAGCCCATCAATTTCTATGAGCCCAAGGGCAAGGGCAGCGAAGCATACATGGATCTGGCAATCGAATTTGTCAAGAACAACCGCCCGCACGAGCCCAAAAAGGCCCACAGAAAAAGTGCACCCGTCGCAGAGCAGACGAAAAATGCTCTGGAAGATTAA
- a CDS encoding ParB/RepB/Spo0J family partition protein: MFERKKQAGKIYFLPIDQIRPSPFQARREFSEQELAALAQSIRENGLLQPISVRKVSDGGYELVAGERRLRACRLAKMNTIPAILCDYDDERTAALGLLENIQRADLNPFEQAQGLKDVMVLWDCTQAEAAKRLGMAQPTLANKLRLLQLNADQRQFVLDNSLTERHARAVLRLPENRRSEALINIAKRRMNARQTDLYIEQLLNTPAKGRHRISMVKDVRIFVNTIDHAIRLMTDNGVPATAHREEKDGYIEYTVRIPTTAAER; this comes from the coding sequence ATGTTTGAACGCAAAAAGCAGGCGGGCAAGATTTATTTCCTGCCCATCGATCAGATCAGGCCGTCACCGTTTCAGGCACGGCGGGAGTTCAGCGAGCAGGAGCTGGCTGCGCTGGCCCAGAGCATCCGTGAAAATGGTCTGCTGCAGCCCATCTCGGTGCGAAAAGTGTCGGATGGAGGCTACGAGCTGGTAGCCGGGGAGCGGCGGCTCCGTGCCTGCCGCCTTGCTAAAATGAACACCATCCCTGCCATCCTCTGTGATTACGACGATGAGCGCACCGCCGCGCTGGGTCTGCTGGAAAACATCCAGCGGGCCGACCTGAACCCCTTTGAGCAGGCGCAGGGCTTAAAGGATGTGATGGTGCTGTGGGACTGCACCCAGGCCGAAGCCGCCAAGCGTCTGGGCATGGCGCAGCCCACCCTTGCCAACAAGCTGCGGCTTTTGCAGCTGAACGCCGACCAGCGGCAGTTCGTGCTGGACAACAGCCTCACCGAGCGCCATGCCCGGGCGGTGCTGCGTCTGCCGGAGAACCGCCGCAGTGAAGCATTGATCAACATTGCCAAGCGCCGCATGAACGCCCGGCAGACCGACCTCTACATTGAACAGCTGCTCAACACCCCTGCAAAAGGCAGGCACCGCATCTCGATGGTCAAGGATGTGCGTATTTTTGTGAACACCATCGACCATGCCATCCGTCTGATGACCGATAATGGTGTGCCCGCCACTGCCCACCGGGAGGAGAAGGACGGGTATATCGAATATACGGTGCGCATCCCAACCACCGCCGCCGAACGGTAA
- a CDS encoding prolyl-tRNA synthetase associated domain-containing protein, which yields MEELKLYEGRPADCTGRLEKEIRTYDLLDKLGIQFWRTDHGWMKADTMEDCHVIDACLNATVCKNLFLCNRQKTNFYLLMMPGDKPFKTKELSHQLGIARLSFASPEDMEQYLDCTPGSSSIMGLANDAENKVQLLMDEDIKAGEYLGCHPCINTSSLKLRTADVLETFLPAVHHEPIFVHLTGE from the coding sequence ATGGAAGAACTGAAGCTTTACGAGGGCCGTCCTGCCGACTGCACCGGGCGGCTGGAAAAAGAGATCCGTACCTATGACCTGCTGGACAAGCTGGGCATCCAATTCTGGCGCACCGACCACGGCTGGATGAAGGCCGACACCATGGAGGACTGCCATGTGATCGATGCCTGCCTGAATGCCACCGTCTGCAAGAACCTGTTCCTGTGCAACCGGCAGAAGACGAACTTCTATCTGCTCATGATGCCCGGGGACAAGCCCTTCAAAACCAAAGAGCTTTCCCATCAGCTGGGCATTGCCCGCCTGAGCTTTGCCTCGCCCGAGGATATGGAGCAGTATCTGGACTGCACGCCCGGCTCCTCCTCCATTATGGGCCTTGCCAATGATGCTGAAAATAAGGTGCAGCTGCTGATGGATGAGGACATAAAGGCAGGGGAGTACCTCGGCTGCCACCCCTGCATCAACACCTCCTCGCTCAAGCTGCGAACGGCAGATGTGCTGGAAACTTTCCTGCCTGCCGTGCATCACGAGCCGATCTTTGTTCACTTGACCGGCGAATAA
- a CDS encoding ParB/RepB/Spo0J family partition protein, with product MARGKGGLGRGLDSLFEDAAPVFESGAKVDTLPLREIEPDPEQPRKTFDEQALGELAASIAEHGLLQPIAVRPRPRGGYSIVAGERRWRACRMAGLNDVPVVIKEVSDEQAMELALVENLQREDLDPVEEATGIRELMTRCGLTQEQAAQKLGKSRSALANSLRLLNLPENVLELLKSGFINIGHAKVILSLPTPELQEQAAQIIADNQLNVRQAETLCKKLAKPAKEPREPKPRGTLPVEVEESLKQVLGSEVNVAYHDGKGKLTVHFYSDEQLRAFANLLGQYQNEE from the coding sequence ATGGCAAGAGGAAAAGGAGGACTTGGCCGCGGGCTGGACAGTCTGTTTGAAGATGCCGCCCCGGTTTTTGAGTCCGGAGCAAAGGTAGACACCTTGCCTCTGCGTGAGATCGAACCGGACCCGGAACAGCCGCGCAAGACCTTTGACGAACAGGCGCTGGGCGAGCTGGCGGCCAGCATTGCAGAGCATGGTCTGCTGCAGCCCATCGCGGTGCGTCCGCGCCCGCGCGGCGGCTACAGCATCGTGGCGGGTGAGCGCCGCTGGCGTGCCTGCCGCATGGCAGGGCTGAACGATGTGCCGGTGGTCATTAAGGAGGTCAGCGACGAGCAGGCCATGGAGCTGGCTCTGGTGGAAAATCTGCAGCGCGAGGATCTGGACCCGGTGGAAGAAGCAACCGGCATCCGGGAGCTGATGACCCGCTGCGGCCTGACGCAGGAGCAGGCGGCACAGAAGCTGGGCAAGAGCCGCAGCGCACTGGCCAACAGCCTGCGCCTGCTGAACCTGCCGGAAAACGTGCTGGAACTGCTGAAAAGCGGCTTTATCAATATCGGCCACGCAAAGGTGATCCTGAGCCTGCCCACACCGGAGCTGCAGGAGCAGGCGGCGCAGATCATTGCGGACAACCAGCTGAACGTGCGTCAGGCCGAGACGCTGTGCAAAAAGCTGGCAAAGCCCGCAAAGGAGCCCAGAGAACCCAAGCCGCGGGGCACTCTGCCGGTGGAGGTGGAAGAAAGTCTCAAGCAGGTGCTGGGCAGCGAGGTGAACGTGGCCTACCACGACGGCAAGGGCAAGCTGACCGTGCATTTCTATTCAGACGAGCAGCTGCGGGCCTTTGCCAACCTGCTGGGACAGTACCAGAACGAAGAATAA
- the mnmG gene encoding tRNA uridine-5-carboxymethylaminomethyl(34) synthesis enzyme MnmG, which translates to MNHLGDYDVIVIGAGHAGIEAAHAAATLGARTAVFTMSLDAIGNMPCNPSIGGTAKGTLVRELDALGGVMGLAADATYLQSRMLNKGKGPAVHALRVQTDRKRYHEYMKHALELTPGLAIHQAEVVSIETENGRVKGVVTQLNGEYSAKCVVIATGTNLGGKIFVGDAWYASGPDGMHAANALTDSLKAAGLPLRRFKTGTPARVHRRSIDFSKLECQPGDPDNELQPFSFMTDAPMHNKVECWIAYTNPETHRIILDNIQRSPLYGGMIEGVGPRYCPSIEDKVVRFAGKDRHPIFVEPCGENTEEMYLQGASSSLPEDVQNAFYRSIKGFEHIEIMRPAYAIEYDCVDPTSLEATLESKVVRGLYGAGQFNGTSGYEEAAAQGLLAGLNAARNALGKEQLILPRHTSYLGTLVDDLVTKGVMDPYRMMTSRSEYRLTLRQDNADQRLTPIGREYGLVQDDRWAKYQHTQSILEAERRRLHETHLRTADLRTAMEAAGLAPAAEGGIAEELLRRPEISYPLLAGVIGWGEQITPMLAERLETEIKYAGYIARQDRMIRDVARHEKTLIPDDFEYSDLTGLTLEAREKLARIRPKNLGQAGRIPGVSPSDVAQLSIALAARGK; encoded by the coding sequence ATGAACCACTTAGGAGATTATGACGTTATCGTCATCGGTGCCGGCCACGCTGGTATCGAGGCAGCTCACGCCGCCGCAACGCTGGGCGCGAGAACGGCCGTGTTTACCATGAGTCTGGATGCCATTGGCAACATGCCCTGCAACCCCAGCATTGGCGGCACGGCAAAAGGCACGCTGGTACGTGAATTGGATGCGCTTGGCGGCGTGATGGGCCTTGCTGCAGATGCCACCTATCTGCAGAGCCGGATGCTCAACAAGGGCAAAGGCCCGGCGGTGCACGCCCTGCGTGTGCAGACCGACCGCAAGCGCTACCATGAATATATGAAGCATGCATTGGAACTCACGCCCGGCCTTGCCATCCATCAGGCTGAGGTTGTGAGCATCGAGACCGAGAACGGCCGTGTGAAGGGCGTTGTGACCCAGCTGAACGGGGAATACAGCGCCAAGTGCGTGGTCATTGCCACCGGCACGAACCTTGGCGGCAAAATTTTTGTGGGCGATGCGTGGTACGCCTCCGGCCCGGACGGGATGCACGCCGCTAACGCCCTGACCGACAGCCTGAAGGCTGCCGGGCTGCCGCTGCGCCGGTTCAAGACCGGCACCCCTGCCCGGGTGCACCGCCGCAGCATCGATTTTTCCAAGCTGGAATGCCAGCCCGGCGATCCGGACAATGAGCTACAGCCCTTCAGCTTTATGACCGATGCACCCATGCACAACAAGGTGGAGTGCTGGATCGCCTACACCAACCCCGAGACCCACAGGATCATTCTGGATAACATCCAGCGCAGCCCGCTCTATGGCGGCATGATCGAGGGTGTTGGCCCGCGCTACTGCCCCTCCATTGAGGATAAGGTGGTGCGCTTTGCGGGCAAGGACCGCCACCCCATTTTTGTGGAACCCTGCGGCGAGAACACCGAAGAGATGTATCTGCAGGGAGCCTCCAGCAGCCTGCCGGAGGATGTGCAGAACGCCTTCTACCGCAGCATCAAAGGGTTTGAACACATCGAGATCATGCGCCCGGCCTACGCCATCGAGTACGACTGCGTGGACCCCACCAGTCTGGAAGCCACGCTGGAAAGCAAGGTGGTACGGGGACTGTACGGTGCGGGTCAGTTCAACGGCACCTCCGGCTACGAGGAAGCCGCCGCCCAGGGCCTGCTGGCCGGACTGAACGCCGCCCGCAATGCGCTGGGCAAAGAGCAGCTCATTCTGCCGCGCCACACCAGCTATCTGGGCACGCTGGTGGACGATCTGGTCACCAAAGGGGTCATGGACCCCTACCGCATGATGACCAGCCGCAGCGAGTACCGCCTGACCCTGCGTCAGGACAACGCTGACCAGCGGCTGACCCCCATCGGCAGGGAATACGGCCTTGTGCAGGATGACCGCTGGGCCAAGTACCAGCACACCCAGAGCATTCTGGAAGCGGAGCGCCGCCGCCTGCACGAGACGCATCTGCGCACCGCAGACCTGCGCACCGCCATGGAAGCGGCCGGTCTTGCCCCTGCTGCCGAGGGCGGCATTGCGGAAGAGCTGCTGCGCCGCCCGGAGATCAGCTATCCGCTGCTGGCCGGTGTCATCGGCTGGGGCGAGCAGATCACCCCCATGCTGGCCGAACGGCTGGAGACCGAGATCAAGTATGCGGGCTACATTGCCCGGCAGGATCGGATGATCCGGGACGTGGCCCGGCACGAAAAGACCCTGATCCCGGATGATTTTGAATATTCCGACCTGACCGGCCTGACGCTGGAAGCCCGCGAAAAGCTGGCCCGCATCCGGCCGAAGAACCTCGGTCAGGCGGGGCGCATCCCGGGCGTATCGCCCTCCGATGTGGCGCAGCTGAGCATTGCACTGGCAGCGAGAGGAAAATAA
- a CDS encoding branched-chain amino acid ABC transporter permease — protein sequence MEVFLQALVNGILLGGFYSLMGMGQNIIFGVMNIVNFCHGEMLMVGMYITYVLYTYFGVDPYVALPIVAVLMFGLGALIQSTLITPSLKTKSFTNLLFLTVGLGLLLTNGALVIFGSTYYKIITPYSQTYIPLGPVTIALPRLVSFLILIVVAIALFAFLKYSTTGKQIRAVSQNPIGAEVVGINVKKIYILTYGLGVALAGIAGSLLTQFYTIYPTAGASFGFRALIVVVVGGLGSIPGAFFAGIFLGLLEQMSALFISPSYSDMIVFVTFIIILVVRQVMILRRR from the coding sequence ATGGAAGTCTTTTTGCAAGCACTGGTAAACGGGATCCTGCTGGGCGGTTTCTACTCCCTGATGGGTATGGGCCAGAACATCATTTTCGGTGTTATGAACATCGTCAACTTCTGCCACGGCGAAATGTTGATGGTGGGCATGTACATCACCTATGTTCTGTATACCTACTTTGGGGTGGACCCCTATGTAGCCCTTCCCATCGTTGCAGTGCTCATGTTCGGTCTGGGTGCGCTGATCCAGTCCACTCTGATCACCCCTTCGCTCAAGACCAAGAGCTTTACGAACCTGCTGTTCCTCACCGTCGGTCTGGGCCTGCTGCTCACCAACGGCGCTCTGGTCATCTTTGGTTCCACCTATTATAAGATCATTACCCCTTATTCGCAGACCTATATCCCGCTTGGCCCGGTCACCATTGCGCTGCCGCGTCTGGTCAGCTTCCTGATCTTGATCGTGGTTGCCATTGCACTGTTTGCCTTCCTCAAGTATTCCACCACCGGCAAGCAGATCCGCGCCGTATCCCAGAACCCCATTGGTGCTGAGGTCGTGGGCATCAACGTCAAGAAAATTTACATCCTGACCTATGGTCTGGGCGTTGCTCTGGCCGGTATCGCCGGCTCTCTGCTGACCCAGTTCTACACCATCTATCCCACCGCAGGCGCAAGCTTCGGCTTCCGCGCACTGATCGTCGTGGTCGTGGGCGGTCTGGGCTCCATCCCCGGCGCATTCTTCGCCGGTATTTTCCTGGGCCTGCTGGAGCAGATGAGTGCATTGTTCATCAGCCCGTCCTACAGTGATATGATCGTGTTCGTCACCTTCATCATCATTCTGGTCGTGCGTCAGGTCATGATTCTGAGGAGGCGATAA
- the serS gene encoding serine--tRNA ligase — MLDIKFVRENPDAVKENIKKKFQDAKLPLVDEVIEKDAKYRACLKEVEALKAARNKLSKANGPLFGQLKKCTDEAQKAELQAQIDANNAAVKADADKMAELEKEEETLSARIQEIMYTIPQMIDPSVPIGPDDTYNVEAQRFGEPVVPDFPIPYHTEIMESFDGIDMDAAGRVAGNGFYYLLGNIARLHEAVLAYARDFMINKGFTYVIPPFMMHGNVVQGVMSFPEMDAMMYKIEGEDLYLIGTSEHTMIGRFIDQTLDEATLPLTLTSYSPCFRKEKGAHGIEERGIYRIHQFEKQEMIVVCRPDESADWYEKLWKNSVELFRSMEIPVRQLNCCSGDLADLKVKSCDIEAWSPRQQKYFEVCSCSNLGDAQARRLHIRVKGKDGKTYLAHTLNNTCVAPPRMLIAFLENHLQADGTVTIPEVLQPYMGGLKVMVPTHKKG; from the coding sequence ATGCTTGATATCAAATTTGTCCGTGAAAACCCGGACGCTGTCAAGGAAAACATCAAGAAGAAGTTCCAGGACGCAAAGCTGCCGCTGGTGGACGAGGTCATCGAGAAGGATGCCAAGTACCGCGCATGCCTGAAGGAAGTGGAAGCCCTCAAGGCTGCCCGCAACAAGCTGAGCAAGGCCAACGGCCCCCTGTTCGGCCAGCTGAAGAAGTGCACTGATGAGGCACAGAAGGCTGAGCTGCAGGCTCAGATCGATGCCAACAATGCCGCCGTCAAGGCCGACGCCGACAAGATGGCTGAGCTGGAAAAGGAAGAAGAGACCCTGTCCGCACGCATTCAGGAGATCATGTACACCATTCCGCAGATGATCGATCCCAGCGTGCCCATCGGCCCGGATGATACCTACAACGTGGAAGCACAGCGCTTTGGTGAGCCTGTGGTGCCCGATTTCCCCATTCCGTACCACACCGAGATCATGGAGAGCTTCGACGGCATCGATATGGACGCTGCAGGCCGCGTGGCCGGCAACGGTTTCTACTATCTGCTGGGCAACATCGCCCGCCTGCACGAGGCTGTGCTGGCCTATGCCCGCGACTTTATGATCAACAAGGGCTTCACCTATGTGATCCCTCCCTTCATGATGCACGGCAACGTGGTGCAGGGTGTCATGTCCTTCCCGGAAATGGATGCCATGATGTATAAGATCGAGGGTGAGGACCTGTACCTGATCGGTACCAGCGAGCACACCATGATCGGCCGCTTCATCGACCAGACTCTGGACGAGGCCACTCTGCCCCTGACCCTGACCTCCTACAGCCCCTGCTTCCGCAAGGAAAAGGGCGCTCACGGCATCGAGGAGCGCGGCATTTACCGCATCCATCAGTTCGAGAAGCAGGAAATGATCGTGGTCTGCCGCCCCGACGAGAGCGCTGACTGGTACGAGAAGCTGTGGAAGAACTCTGTGGAGCTGTTCCGCAGCATGGAGATCCCGGTGCGTCAGCTGAACTGCTGCTCCGGCGACCTGGCCGACCTGAAGGTGAAGAGCTGCGATATCGAAGCATGGAGCCCCCGCCAGCAGAAGTACTTCGAGGTCTGCTCCTGCTCCAACCTGGGCGATGCACAGGCACGCCGCCTGCACATCCGCGTGAAGGGCAAGGACGGCAAGACCTATCTGGCCCACACCCTGAACAACACCTGCGTGGCACCTCCGCGTATGCTGATCGCCTTCCTGGAGAACCATCTGCAGGCCGACGGCACCGTGACCATCCCCGAAGTGCTGCAGCCGTATATGGGCGGCCTGAAGGTCATGGTCCCCACCCACAAGAAGGGCTGA